The following proteins come from a genomic window of Bactrocera tryoni isolate S06 unplaced genomic scaffold, CSIRO_BtryS06_freeze2 scaffold_250, whole genome shotgun sequence:
- the LOC120781063 gene encoding uncharacterized protein LOC120781063, giving the protein MDETGCPTVPTRPVKTIVRKGQKQVGSLTSAEKGTIVSLALAVSASGQSIPPFFLFPRVNIKEIFMTHASHGAVGVANGSGYMNADVFPQFMRHFIKHTGANADSPTMLLLDNHGSHLSIEAIDLALDHGITLLSFPPKCTHKMQPPDVAVFAPFKGMMTVKHDAWKKSNIGVTFDLHHVPLLVDQCLDVMLTPKTIKSGFRTTGIYPFNPANFH; this is encoded by the coding sequence ATGGATGAAACCGGGTGCCCGACCGTGCCAACCAGACCTGTCAAAACCATCGTGCGAAAAGGACAAAAGCAGGTCGGCTCACTAACATCTGCCGAAAAAGGCACCATTGTGTCTTTGGCTTTGGCCGTCAGCGCTAGTGGCCAGTCTATACCACCATTCTTCCTCTTTCCCCGAGTCAACATAAAAGAGATTTTTATGACTCATGCGAGTCATGGCGCTGTTGGTGTTGCGAACGGTTCTGGTTACATGAACGCTGACGTATTCCCTCAATTCATGCGTCATTTCATCAAGCACACCGGTGCTAATGCCGATTCGCCAACCATGTTGCTGCTGGACAACCACGGTTCGCATTTATCGATCGAGGCGATAGATTTGGCGTTGGATCATGGCATCACGTTGCTGTCTTTTCCGCCGAAATGCACGCACAAAATGCAGCCGCCAGATGTTGCGgtatttgcaccatttaaaggcaTGATGACCGTGAAGCATGATGCATGGAAAAAGTCCAACATTGGTGTCACTTTCGATCTGCATCATGTGCCGCTCCTTGTCGATCAGTGCCTCGATGTTATGTTAACGCCGAAAACCATCAAATCCGGCTTCCGAACAACTGGCATCTACCCGTTCAACCccgcaaattttcactga
- the LOC120781064 gene encoding LOW QUALITY PROTEIN: NADH dehydrogenase [ubiquinone] 1 alpha subcomplex subunit 9, mitochondrial-like (The sequence of the model RefSeq protein was modified relative to this genomic sequence to represent the inferred CDS: inserted 3 bases in 2 codons), with protein sequence MGQVLFQFYDLRDVKAIRDAVKYSNVFMNLVGREFETXNFKINDVLVEGARRIARISKEAGVERLIXLSALNASPKPMSFVFEGGSNFLKSKYSGEHIRMLYELLSIALRIPILLVSFIKLLYQSVTS encoded by the exons ATGGGTCAGGTGCTGttccaattttatgatttaagagaTGTTAAAGCGATACGCGATGCTGTGAAGTACTCAAATGTATTTATGAACTTAGTTGGTCGTGAATtcgagac aaattttaaaatcaatgaCGTGCTTGTGGAAGGTGCACGTCGCATTGCTAG aatcagCAAAGAAGCTGGTGTAGAACGTTTGA ATTTGTCTGCTTTAAACGCTAGTCCCAAACCAATGAGCTTTGTGTTTGAAGGTGGAAGTAACTTTTTGAAGAGCAAATACTCCGGTGAGCACATTCGGATGTTGTACGAGCTATTGTCAATTGCGCTTAGGATACCGATACTGCTGGTCAGCTTTATTAAGCTGTTGT ACCAAAGCGTTACCAGTTGA